In Lacrimispora indolis DSM 755, a genomic segment contains:
- a CDS encoding glycoside hydrolase family 130 protein, protein MLEVKRCAENPLLFPEMVKPSREDFKVEGVFNCGVAKYEDEVILLCRVAESVRGAGEDEALVPVVEEVQGKDEIAVIHISKAEHPELDFTDSRTINKMTKQGKRTVYLTSLSHLRVARSKDGIHFAIDDVPFAFPSSEEESWGMEDPRITQIGETYYINYTSVTKNGAATSLISTKDFKEYRRHGIIFAPENKDVTIFPEKINGMYMAFNRPVPNGIGNPEMWLAESPDLIHWGRQKHFCGISHGGGWDNGRIGGGAVPFKTEMGWVKIYHAADRNNRYCLGAFLLDLNDPTKVLAKTEEPILEPEAIYETDGFFGNVVFTCGCFVENGIVSLYYGAADDKICRADFSVSGLLAEMKAL, encoded by the coding sequence ATGCTGGAAGTAAAAAGATGTGCCGAAAATCCGCTTCTTTTCCCGGAAATGGTAAAGCCCAGCCGGGAAGATTTCAAGGTAGAGGGGGTATTCAACTGTGGGGTTGCAAAATATGAGGATGAGGTGATCCTACTGTGCAGAGTGGCGGAATCCGTTAGGGGAGCAGGAGAGGACGAGGCTCTTGTTCCTGTTGTTGAGGAGGTTCAGGGAAAGGATGAGATCGCTGTGATTCATATCAGCAAGGCGGAGCACCCGGAGCTGGATTTTACGGATTCCAGGACCATTAACAAGATGACAAAGCAGGGAAAGCGAACGGTATACTTAACCTCGCTGTCCCATCTGCGGGTGGCTAGGTCAAAGGATGGCATTCATTTCGCTATCGATGATGTTCCGTTTGCATTCCCCAGCTCTGAGGAAGAAAGCTGGGGAATGGAAGATCCAAGAATTACGCAGATCGGAGAGACTTATTACATCAATTATACTTCCGTAACGAAAAACGGTGCCGCCACTTCACTGATCAGTACAAAAGACTTTAAAGAATACCGGCGGCATGGGATAATCTTTGCACCTGAGAATAAGGATGTCACGATTTTTCCTGAAAAAATAAACGGAATGTACATGGCATTCAACCGCCCGGTTCCAAACGGGATCGGCAACCCGGAGATGTGGCTGGCAGAATCGCCGGATCTGATCCATTGGGGCCGTCAAAAGCATTTCTGCGGAATTTCCCATGGGGGCGGTTGGGATAATGGCCGGATTGGGGGAGGTGCGGTCCCTTTTAAGACAGAAATGGGCTGGGTGAAAATTTACCACGCCGCCGACAGAAATAACCGTTACTGCCTGGGGGCATTCCTTTTGGATCTAAATGATCCTACTAAGGTCCTGGCGAAAACTGAGGAGCCTATTCTGGAGCCTGAGGCCATTTATGAGACAGATGGATTCTTTGGAAACGTGGTCTTTACCTGTGGCTGCTTTGTGGAGAATGGAATCGTCTCCCTTTACTATGGCGCTGCTGATGATAAGATATGCCGGGCAGATTTTTCCGTAAGCGGTCTGTTGGCCGAGATGAAAGCGCTTTAA
- a CDS encoding LacI family DNA-binding transcriptional regulator — protein MKKRVTMKEIAEKLNLSINAVSLALNDRAGVSEETRRLVLNAAEETGYLDQSAKYTASYSNKNICILLEDRFFKDMQFYGRILLGLEEAAKKAGYDLFINSFEKNHEIPACVEQHKVSGLIVVGKIDEEYLRRLKSYAIPVLLLDHESVETPTDCVMTNNAAGAYKLTKYLLDKGFRKIGFFGDLKYTPSIRERFWGYQEAMQQHLDFPSFEEGISYIRRHSVLSKVEDAVINQDAASLAAFYQTLEEQPDALICSNDKMAILMCKALSQCGLKVPDDISIVGFDDIELSNMVAPRITTMRVDKVLMGKKAMECLLKCMEKPKEKVEKLVLDVQLIERDSVRELK, from the coding sequence ATGAAGAAGCGGGTTACCATGAAGGAAATAGCGGAAAAACTGAATCTTTCCATCAATGCCGTTTCCCTCGCACTAAACGACCGGGCCGGCGTCAGTGAAGAGACGAGGAGGCTGGTTTTGAATGCTGCTGAAGAGACAGGATATTTAGACCAGAGTGCAAAATATACAGCCTCCTATTCAAATAAAAATATCTGCATCCTTCTGGAAGACCGTTTCTTTAAAGATATGCAGTTTTACGGAAGAATTCTTTTGGGACTGGAAGAGGCGGCAAAAAAGGCCGGGTATGACTTGTTCATCAATTCCTTTGAAAAAAATCATGAAATACCGGCCTGTGTGGAGCAGCACAAGGTTTCCGGGCTGATTGTGGTAGGAAAGATCGACGAAGAGTACTTAAGAAGGCTGAAGAGCTATGCCATACCAGTTCTTTTGCTGGATCATGAGTCCGTGGAAACGCCTACTGACTGCGTAATGACCAACAATGCGGCAGGAGCCTATAAGCTGACGAAATACCTGCTGGATAAGGGCTTTAGGAAAATCGGTTTTTTCGGCGATTTAAAATATACGCCAAGCATAAGGGAACGTTTTTGGGGTTATCAGGAGGCCATGCAGCAGCATCTGGATTTTCCTTCTTTTGAAGAGGGGATTTCCTATATCAGAAGGCATTCTGTTCTGAGCAAGGTGGAGGACGCGGTCATCAATCAGGATGCGGCAAGTCTGGCGGCATTTTATCAGACCCTTGAGGAACAGCCGGATGCGCTGATTTGTTCCAACGATAAAATGGCTATTCTCATGTGCAAGGCCTTGTCCCAATGCGGCTTAAAGGTCCCGGATGATATCAGCATTGTGGGCTTTGATGATATTGAACTAAGCAATATGGTGGCTCCCCGCATTACCACAATGAGGGTGGATAAAGTGCTGATGGGGAAGAAGGCCATGGAATGCCTGTTAAAATGCATGGAAAAACCAAAGGAAAAGGTGGAAAAGCTGGTATTGGATGTCCAGCTGATCGAAAGAGATTCTGTGAGGGAGTTAAAATAA
- a CDS encoding alpha-amylase family glycosyl hydrolase produces the protein MEGREPNNWESFFGGSAWEYDRNSGQYYYHSFAREQADLNWKNPQVKKAIYKVLDFWLEKGIDGFRFDVINNLSVSETMEDNPREVNGEQIHVNDVNQPGIYERNGHINDNTEIRGRLEAQRLFFRSVF, from the coding sequence GTGGAGGGAAGAGAGCCCAACAACTGGGAATCCTTTTTTGGAGGGAGCGCATGGGAGTATGACCGAAACTCCGGGCAGTATTATTATCATTCTTTTGCCAGGGAGCAGGCGGACCTAAACTGGAAAAATCCCCAGGTAAAGAAGGCTATATACAAGGTTCTTGACTTCTGGCTGGAAAAAGGAATCGATGGGTTTCGGTTTGACGTCATCAACAATCTGTCAGTTTCTGAAACAATGGAGGACAATCCTAGGGAAGTCAATGGTGAGCAGATCCATGTAAACGATGTGAATCAGCCTGGCATATATGAAAGGAATGGTCATATTAATGATAATACAGAAATTAGAGGACGGCTGGAAGCTCAGAGACTGTTCTTCCGGAGTGTGTTTTGA
- a CDS encoding beta-mannosidase, giving the protein MIIQKLEDGWKLRDCSSGVCFDTKVPGTVFGTWLECGAMEDPYWRDREDQALAMMEADYEYSLTVTLEKEVAKCETIWLRFEGIDTLADIWLNGLYLGQADNMHRIWQYPVKQLVKAENKIRVLIHSPLPFIRKAYEEDPYDGAPESMKGFPFLRKAHCSFGWDWGPRLPDAGLFRNVALIGAKRAVINGAHIRQSHGEEAVVLSIYPEIETFCKECVYSWDVRVMDPEGTLTEYPDSPKTVTIPQPKLWWPNGYGEQPLYLVELVLKEGNEILDEWSRKIGLRTIKMNTDKDEYGRRFAHEVNGVEIFAMGADYIPEDCIRGRVSRVRTKKLLEHCRECNFNVIRVWGGGYYPDDFFYDLCDELGLVVWQDFMFACAIYPLTPEFEENVKAEIRDNVKRIRHHPCLGLWCGNNEMEMFISANQWIRKPVQKTEYLIMNERIIPELLKQYDPDTFYWPSSPSSGGDFDIPNDPDRGDVHYWEVWHGGVPFTEYRKFYFRYLSEFGFQSFPSLKTIESFTEAEDRNIFSYVMEKHQRNNGANGKILQYMSQMYRYPESFSHIVYVSQLLQAEAIRYGVEHFRRNRGRCMGCVYWQLNDCWPAASWSSIDYGGRWKALHYFARRFFAPVLLSCEEEGALTGSMDVNEENRTIRNTARFYVTNETRVPFQGAVCWSLRSSRSDVLKQGKFETRIAPLSVEKLPLLDFSEMDGRECYLSYSLYQEEVLVSHGFSLFVPPKHFVFCNPKLKVWTEGDEIFVKAEAYAKGVEIGNRAGDLLLSDNYFDMDSGIKKVRIADGGPEGLYARSIYEIGRSSDE; this is encoded by the coding sequence ATGATAATACAGAAATTAGAGGACGGCTGGAAGCTCAGAGACTGTTCTTCCGGAGTGTGTTTTGATACAAAAGTGCCTGGAACCGTTTTCGGGACCTGGCTGGAATGTGGAGCGATGGAAGATCCATACTGGAGGGACCGGGAGGATCAGGCGCTTGCCATGATGGAGGCGGATTATGAATACAGCCTTACCGTAACCCTGGAAAAGGAGGTCGCAAAGTGTGAAACAATCTGGCTTCGGTTTGAGGGAATCGATACGCTGGCAGATATCTGGCTGAACGGGCTTTATTTGGGACAGGCGGACAATATGCACCGGATCTGGCAATATCCGGTAAAGCAGCTGGTGAAGGCGGAAAATAAAATCCGGGTTCTGATTCACTCGCCCCTTCCTTTTATCCGAAAGGCGTATGAGGAAGATCCGTATGATGGGGCTCCGGAATCCATGAAGGGTTTCCCGTTTCTGAGGAAAGCTCACTGTTCTTTTGGCTGGGACTGGGGGCCCAGGCTTCCTGATGCGGGCCTGTTCCGGAATGTGGCATTGATCGGTGCAAAAAGGGCGGTGATCAATGGCGCACACATCAGACAGTCACACGGGGAGGAGGCTGTGGTGCTTTCCATATATCCGGAGATTGAAACCTTTTGCAAAGAATGCGTGTACTCTTGGGATGTGAGAGTTATGGATCCGGAAGGAACGCTTACGGAGTATCCGGATTCTCCGAAAACAGTGACGATTCCCCAGCCAAAGCTGTGGTGGCCCAACGGATATGGGGAACAGCCTCTCTATCTTGTGGAGCTGGTTTTAAAGGAGGGGAATGAAATCCTGGATGAGTGGAGCAGAAAAATCGGCCTCAGAACCATAAAAATGAACACGGATAAAGACGAATACGGAAGACGGTTTGCTCATGAGGTCAACGGAGTGGAGATCTTTGCCATGGGAGCCGATTATATTCCGGAAGATTGTATCAGAGGAAGAGTCAGCCGGGTACGGACAAAAAAACTGCTGGAACATTGCCGGGAATGCAATTTTAACGTTATCCGCGTATGGGGAGGAGGATATTATCCCGATGACTTTTTTTATGACCTTTGTGACGAACTGGGGCTTGTGGTCTGGCAGGATTTTATGTTTGCCTGCGCAATCTATCCTCTTACACCGGAATTTGAAGAGAATGTGAAAGCCGAAATCCGGGACAATGTAAAACGGATCCGCCATCATCCCTGCCTTGGGCTGTGGTGCGGAAATAATGAGATGGAGATGTTTATTTCCGCCAATCAGTGGATCAGAAAGCCCGTTCAGAAGACGGAATACTTAATTATGAATGAGAGGATTATACCGGAACTTTTAAAGCAGTATGATCCGGATACCTTTTACTGGCCCTCCAGTCCGTCATCCGGCGGTGATTTTGATATTCCCAATGATCCGGACCGCGGGGACGTGCATTACTGGGAGGTATGGCACGGAGGGGTACCTTTTACTGAATACCGGAAATTTTATTTCCGCTATCTTTCGGAGTTTGGCTTTCAGTCGTTTCCTTCCCTAAAAACAATTGAAAGCTTTACGGAGGCTGAGGATAGAAACATATTTTCCTATGTAATGGAAAAGCATCAGAGAAATAATGGGGCCAATGGAAAAATCCTTCAATATATGAGCCAGATGTACCGGTATCCGGAGTCATTTTCACACATTGTTTATGTTTCCCAGCTTCTACAGGCAGAGGCCATCCGGTATGGAGTGGAGCATTTCAGACGGAACCGCGGCAGATGTATGGGCTGTGTATACTGGCAGTTAAACGATTGCTGGCCAGCCGCTTCCTGGTCTTCCATTGATTACGGCGGAAGGTGGAAGGCGCTGCACTATTTCGCCAGGCGCTTTTTTGCACCGGTCCTGCTTTCCTGCGAGGAAGAAGGGGCCTTAACAGGGTCAATGGATGTGAACGAAGAAAACCGGACAATTCGAAATACTGCCCGTTTTTATGTAACAAACGAAACCAGAGTACCGTTTCAGGGGGCTGTTTGCTGGAGTCTGAGAAGTTCCCGGTCCGATGTGCTTAAACAGGGAAAGTTTGAGACCCGCATCGCTCCTTTGTCAGTAGAAAAACTCCCATTGCTGGATTTCTCGGAAATGGACGGAAGGGAATGCTATCTGTCTTACAGCCTGTATCAGGAGGAGGTATTGGTTTCCCATGGTTTCAGCCTGTTCGTGCCGCCCAAGCATTTTGTGTTTTGTAACCCAAAACTGAAAGTTTGGACGGAAGGAGACGAGATTTTTGTAAAAGCTGAGGCGTATGCAAAGGGAGTTGAGATTGGAAACAGAGCCGGTGATCTGCTCCTTTCTGATAATTATTTTGATATGGATTCCGGTATAAAAAAGGTACGGATTGCAGACGGCGGACCGGAGGGGCTGTATGCAAGGAGCATCTATGAGATAGGGAGAAGCAGTGATGAGTGA
- a CDS encoding phospho-sugar mutase: MSDYRKEYQKWCRDEYFDAETRKELLGLNDEEEIRDRFYRELEFGTGGLRGVMGAGLNRMNCYTVRKATQGLANYMKRQEGEKKAVIAYDSRHNSGEFAMEAALCLCANGIQVFLFDDLRPTPELSFAVRELGCMAGIVVTASHNPSEYNGYKVYWSDGAQITWPKDMEILQEVRAVTDFSCVKSMCREKAQCEGLLRFIGEEMETCYINALKVLVQEPEVLKKGAPDLKIVYTPLHGTGNVPVKRILKELGFEKVYVVEKQEQPDGNFPTVNSPNPEDEKAFVMALALARKVDADLVLATDPDADRLGVYAKEGKTGDYMAFTGNMSGMIICEYLLSRRKEKRTLPQNGAVVTTIVSGKMAKAACREYGVTLIETLTGFKYIGEQIRLFEEQGTYEYLFGFEESYGCLIGTNSRDKDAVSAVMTLCEAAVYYRSQGLTLWDQMETLYKKYGCYRESLHTIVKAGPEGSEEITGLLEELRRNPFKSVGGFGTVEFYDYREDWKIRLKDGTRARTGLPRSDVLYYLLEEDNWICIRPSGTEPKVKIYIGTRAETLGEAEDRLSAIWNDVEGRLAAEFV; this comes from the coding sequence ATGAGTGATTACAGGAAGGAATATCAGAAATGGTGCAGGGATGAATACTTCGATGCTGAGACGAGAAAAGAGCTCCTGGGCCTCAACGATGAGGAAGAGATCAGAGACCGTTTTTACCGGGAGCTGGAGTTTGGAACAGGCGGTTTAAGAGGCGTAATGGGAGCAGGATTAAACCGGATGAACTGCTATACCGTGAGAAAAGCCACCCAGGGGCTCGCCAATTATATGAAGCGGCAGGAAGGTGAGAAAAAAGCGGTAATCGCTTATGATTCCCGCCATAATTCCGGAGAGTTTGCCATGGAAGCAGCTCTGTGTCTCTGTGCCAACGGAATCCAGGTGTTTCTGTTTGATGATCTGCGTCCAACGCCGGAACTGTCTTTTGCCGTCAGAGAACTGGGCTGTATGGCAGGAATCGTGGTGACGGCCAGCCATAACCCTTCGGAATATAATGGCTATAAGGTCTATTGGTCGGATGGGGCACAGATCACATGGCCGAAAGATATGGAGATTCTCCAGGAGGTGAGGGCGGTAACCGACTTTTCCTGCGTTAAGAGCATGTGCAGAGAAAAGGCCCAATGCGAAGGACTGCTCCGATTCATTGGTGAGGAGATGGAGACCTGTTACATAAACGCTCTGAAAGTTCTGGTGCAGGAGCCGGAAGTTTTAAAAAAAGGTGCACCGGATTTAAAAATTGTATATACCCCCCTCCATGGAACGGGAAACGTGCCGGTAAAGAGAATTCTAAAAGAGCTTGGATTTGAAAAAGTATATGTTGTGGAGAAACAGGAACAGCCGGACGGCAATTTTCCTACGGTCAATTCTCCTAATCCGGAGGATGAAAAGGCATTTGTCATGGCACTTGCATTGGCAAGGAAAGTGGATGCTGACCTGGTGCTGGCAACTGATCCCGATGCGGACCGTTTAGGCGTGTATGCGAAGGAGGGAAAAACCGGTGACTACATGGCATTTACCGGTAATATGTCCGGAATGATTATCTGTGAATACCTTTTGAGCCGCAGGAAGGAAAAACGCACACTGCCCCAAAACGGTGCTGTTGTAACGACCATTGTTTCCGGAAAAATGGCAAAAGCCGCCTGCCGTGAATATGGGGTAACGCTTATTGAGACACTGACCGGTTTCAAATACATCGGAGAACAGATAAGACTTTTTGAAGAACAGGGAACCTATGAGTATCTCTTTGGATTTGAAGAAAGTTATGGCTGCCTCATTGGCACTAATTCCCGGGATAAGGACGCGGTATCCGCTGTCATGACCCTATGCGAGGCGGCAGTTTATTATAGAAGTCAGGGGCTGACCCTATGGGATCAAATGGAGACCCTTTATAAGAAATACGGATGTTACAGAGAAAGTCTCCATACCATTGTAAAGGCAGGGCCAGAGGGATCGGAGGAAATTACCGGCCTGTTGGAAGAGCTGAGACGTAATCCATTCAAATCAGTGGGAGGATTTGGAACAGTGGAATTTTACGACTACAGGGAGGATTGGAAAATCAGACTGAAGGATGGAACAAGAGCGCGGACAGGACTTCCGCGGTCCGATGTCCTGTATTACCTGTTGGAAGAGGACAACTGGATCTGTATCAGACCCTCAGGCACAGAACCCAAGGTCAAGATTTATATAGGGACCCGGGCAGAGACGCTGGGGGAGGCAGAAGATCGGCTTTCTGCTATTTGGAACGATGTGGAAGGCAGGCTCGCTGCAGAATTTGTTTGA
- a CDS encoding MarR family winged helix-turn-helix transcriptional regulator, giving the protein MMEDNFTELYEKLSRLQWLLQRHHLQQHAQHGPMADPTRGQGRVLAMLKMQSEISTKDLSYLLGIRIQSLNELLNKLEKGGYITRTPSEADRRVMLVQLTEKGKNEQQPRSDFGDIFNCLSEEEQTLFGEYLDRVIAALEAQLGDDEDSERLEWLRSARERMGNERFETMFMHGGRHPFGRREDYHGWQNRRPGDSHGAGHFEPGCNDPRLNGHGPNFFGRPTPPPPKTPHDDEE; this is encoded by the coding sequence ATGATGGAAGATAATTTTACAGAGCTTTACGAAAAGCTCTCAAGGCTTCAATGGCTTTTACAGCGTCACCATTTACAGCAACATGCACAGCACGGCCCCATGGCCGATCCAACCCGGGGGCAAGGCAGGGTTTTGGCAATGCTCAAAATGCAATCGGAAATCAGCACAAAAGACTTGTCTTATCTGCTGGGGATTCGGATACAATCCCTTAATGAGCTTCTTAACAAGCTGGAGAAAGGCGGTTATATCACCCGCACTCCTTCAGAAGCTGACAGACGCGTCATGCTGGTACAGCTCACGGAAAAAGGAAAAAATGAGCAGCAGCCCCGCTCGGATTTTGGAGATATTTTCAACTGCCTCAGCGAGGAGGAACAAACCTTATTCGGTGAGTATCTCGACCGCGTCATCGCGGCACTTGAAGCCCAGCTTGGGGATGATGAGGACAGCGAAAGGCTGGAATGGCTTCGCTCTGCCCGTGAGAGGATGGGAAATGAACGGTTTGAGACAATGTTTATGCATGGCGGCCGGCACCCGTTTGGCCGCAGAGAAGACTATCATGGCTGGCAGAACAGAAGGCCGGGAGATTCTCATGGCGCCGGACATTTTGAACCAGGCTGCAATGATCCAAGACTCAACGGACACGGACCAAATTTCTTTGGCAGGCCGACGCCTCCTCCGCCCAAAACTCCCCACGATGACGAAGAATAA